gaggaagttaTGGtcctacctccctcaagcagacacgacaacgactgcgattcagacagtttgTCAGACCTCTGTCAGaggtgcttaacttgaatccttgtgcagatcgcttgatactcctccctgtattgcctgatgaagcgggattgagcctgcgaaacgtgttgcaaatttttgggggatttttttttgtttctaataaatgtgtttgactgtctgaatcgcagtcgttgtcgtgtctgcttgagggaggtaagaccaccacttcctccttcatttttggcttttgagttggtttttaaactcatttaatctaattttgtacttttggcgcctctgttcattgtatacaatgtcCCCTGACATTAGTGGTCTCCTTTCCCTTTATATTGTTTTCCCTGGTAGTGTAGTGGttccctccttctctctctatATTTTTCCCTGGTAATCTAGTGGCTTCTTGGCACCTGCACGCACGGCACTGCATAGCACCTGACTTGGGAACTACCATAGACTGTATTGTTATTATGGCTATAGCAATGCAGGAGGAAATCgtcgtaatttgggtgctggcatTACTCGGACCCCCAATTACGCCACCAGAGGACATGCTAGGTAgtcagtaggggaatatattttttatatacccCTGATTTGCCCAACTTCTCCTCGAAAGATGACTGCCACTCAAATAACACTTACAAATCCAGTGGTCCAACCACCCCCTCACCATCCCCCTtatagctttccctggtagtctagcagtctcccctccctccctatagATTTCCCTGAAGCCTAGTCATCCTTCTCTCTCCTTTTAGCTTTTCCTGGTAGTTTAGTGATTCCCACTCCCCTTTGCCCTTGCAGAGATTGGCAGCGGGGAGCAATGCTGGTAGGTATCCCTCTCACCTTTCCCCATTCCTACCAAAATTACAGTGCTCCCATGACTCATACTAATGCCAGCCACCTTTACTCTATGTACCAGGTtatggcttgatgacatcatcaagctgggacaGGTACCTGAAAATACAGGAGGCCGGGATCAGTAAGAGCCATGGAGTGCCACACCTGCTGTAGGTAAGTGCAAAGGTCAGAGTGAGAGAACACGTATCAACATATTTTTCTGATACAGATCACTCCCAAGGGGTAAGGATAGATGGAAGAGGGGATAGGATGCCAGGGTAGGATACATTGGTTAGTCCCATATGTCACCTGGTGGGTGAGGAAACCAGAGAACCGGTTTAAAGGTGGACTCCAGACATGATGAGGCCCCCTGCTGGTGGGCAGTGTAAGTCCAAGGAAACAAGAGTTAACATTGCCACCAGTAGGCAGAAAGCGACAGGGCATGGTTTCTTATACGAAGTACATATCCAGAGCCATTGGTGTTCAATATCATGCATATAGCCTATCAATGTAATGCAGCCAAAGCAATCCATATATAAACAGCTAGTTCAGGCTTAAACTGGCCTTCTTCATTCTAAACTGGGATGGAAGAGGTGCCCTGAAAAAAAGTTCACTTGTTTTGATAGGGGAGAGATACAAAAAGGCTTAACTGAAGCAGTAAACCAATGATATAAGAAAATTAGGTTCTTTAATGAGAACTAAAACAATGCGTTTCCTGGAtcacagcctgcttcctcagggcaATACAGTGTCTCAAGAGAATAAAAGATCTGTCACTAGGAGTGCATTTTTTATCTTCTGGAAGGTCTTCGGAAAcataccaggggccatatgcaattcactttttcacctgagttttctcctaggagattattttttatcttctatttaaaataattttccaatacttttcaactaaaaaagtaccagacagtaggtgaaaaagtattagcaaaataattttgagtattttcctgctttctggtggcttggaaggcattttattgacaagtttattggaaaattattttaaatagacgataaaaaatgatctcctaggagaaaactcaggtgaaaaagtgaattgcataaggccccAGATGTCTTCTCTTCTCATCTTCTCATTGTAAGGCATGCATTGGCATGGCTCTGTGGGTAAATAATGGGAAGTAGGAGTTCTACAGAGTAGCCATTGATATCAATAATCTATTTTACCATTAAAAGATCAAAGTAGGCAAAGGTCTTGGGACCTACATTCTTTTTATGTCCATTGTTATTCCAAAACAGAATTGTAAATGAAAATATCTTTTTGTTCACCTAGCACAGACATGGGCAGAGTTCAATGTTCTTCAGTCATCCTTTCTCAGCTGTTCCACTTTCTTTTTACCGCAGGTTTGCTAAAGGGATCAAAGTTGCTTGATTTCAGCCTTGGATCTTCAGTCTACCAGCTATTTCCACTCTGCAACATATACAAGGAGATGTATGTGTTGGAATTAACCGACAGCCACATTGACCACATGAAACTGTGGTTGGATAAAGATGAAAAGGCTACTGATTGGTCGTTTGCTGCCAAACGGGTGTGCCAACTGGATGGAAATAGGTATGTAAATTTATGTAAACAACTTTATGACTTTTCATCATGACAtataattgtcctttaaagagtaactgtcaggctgcaaaagctaatttaaacctctattctcctgtggtaaacagtttagaaggaagccaaaaggcaatactgaagttaaaaatctctcttactatgatgtgtgttgaacagcaaggctggttattcccaagctctgaaggaggctggcaggacgcataacagatactgcaaagcattctggggctgcttctccccagtgcactaccttgggtcatccccttcatttccctatcacgccctgagcctacaggctcatgttacagcagcttctaacagcagcagcctaaactcacagcactgaaaaatcacagggcacatgttccgttagagtatactgcatgagtccgctattgttcctagccacatggctaattaatattcactgcaccgtagtgttgtccattaggatcttttttttgagtctaatcatcaggaagcagggaggatatgacatcacaattggcttcataggagacagacaaacatggaacctgccatgagctgtcaggagcatcattctctgcaaatactatataaaaattctgtgaaatccaaacgtggacagtgaaatgcatatgtaatgtaagtagagccaatatttagctactgatatatgtgttttttttttcctctgagaccctatacctaacagctcctctttaatctcAAGGCTAGGTGTGGTTGGCACAATTACTGCAAAGGGAAAGCTTTATGGGATTTCTACAAAATGTTGTATCTCATTCCAGCatattcaattattattattattattattaatttatatagcccCAGCATCTTCAGTGATGTTGTACAACAAAACAGggtataataatacaaaaataaacaatacaacagttaaaaatacaagacaatggtggattacagctgatgcaagAAATAAATCAATTACAGATTTTTAGACGGGTGGAAGATACAGCCACATAATACACGGCATTGAAAGACAGAAGGGGAAGAgagctatacacagaggctgggtctggctatagtgcccagcctctgttgttagttgaatattccctaaatcacagctactcacctacctggttccaatcgccactCACTCGCCGCCGGActcctcctctctgcatagccgctgatacacacgctgcttcctgctaaacaggaagcagcgtgtgtacacccggctatgcagagaggagaccagcggctagtgagcggcgattggaatgcAGGCAGGTGAGTAGCtgtgtatagcgcttccctgcgcactactctgcagtctggaggggggagcatggagggcagcccggggagaggaaggaaggaTTACAGTgcaccccctctagggcggctggggtcaccccacctggtgcagGTCGCACCCCCCGCATCCCCGTCACGACGCGTATGCGCTGACGTAGATCTCatcgctgtacattgtaaatagatggcaaTTACCGCTGGGAGCCTGATGACGGAGTGCGTCgttcacaatctcctgcaaaacacatcCCCGGGACTTGACGTCAATcaccgttaggtggtcctgggggagccatcgcatttacgccaatcggcgtgacacggtcgttaGGAGGTTAAATATCTATATGTCCACAAGTGTCATAAAAACAGACCGGTTTTTATAGGGCGTACTCAATTTTTCACATGACTCTATGTAGTATGTATTTTACTAATTTTCAAGATAGTGGTCCCTTAAGACCTCAAAGCCCCTTCAAAAAGTTACATAAAGTGCTGTTTTGTGGTACTTCCCATACTCTCATCTAAAGGCAACAAAATATGGAAGGTAATCAACATGTCTGTGTAAAATGTGTTATCTCTAGTCACTGGAGAGTCATACTGTTGTcccatttttgtttctttttgctCTCCAGGAAAGACTGGAGAGAGCTGGAAGATCAAGCCAGGCAAGCTGTTAAAAGTGTCTTAAAATGGGAAAACCATGAAACCAACCCTATAGATCCTAAACTGGTGCCAGAGGTTGACTGTGTGATCAGCATGTATATATTAAGTGtctgtaagacaaaagaagaATTACAAAACACCCTGAAAAATCTTGTTTCGCCACTGAAGATAGGAGGTCACCTGATCTGGTTTTTACCACTAAACATGTCCTACTACATGGTTGGCCAGCACCGTTTCTTCGTCCAACCCATCAATGAGAAGACATTTCAAGAGTTTGTGATTAATGCAGGATTTGTAATAGAAGAATCAGGCTTGATGAAAAATGCAGAAAAGAGTGATTTACGTGACTATAGTCATGTGGGCTATGTTGTGGCTCGTAAGGTTTAAGAGGTATAAAAGTCAGGGTCAggctcttaaagcacacctgaagtaaaacaaaaacaagatttAGCCACACCTAGGGCTTCTTTTAGTGCCCCATAATCTAAGAGGCTCCTCAGTTCTTTTGGCCTCCTCTCCGTCATGCTGCTGTCACCCCTCTTTAAAATCTTGTAGCTAGGGTGCCTGCTCTGTCCCATCCACATGCCTTCTTGAACACGCTCCTGAGCTGATGTGCATGGCAGCCCTGGTCAGACTGTTTAGTGCATGTGCAGTCATACTGTAATTCTTTCAGAACATGATACGCATAGAATGTTCTTACCATGTCTGCATGCACAAGTGATGGGGTGCATGATTGAGGATGCATGCCTATGATA
This DNA window, taken from Hyperolius riggenbachi isolate aHypRig1 chromosome 3, aHypRig1.pri, whole genome shotgun sequence, encodes the following:
- the LOC137562797 gene encoding indolethylamine N-methyltransferase-like, with product MSAQHKHYHDGDMNAKDLVETHFSHGQVDIVEESTGFPMMVMHKRVSKGLLKGSKLLDFSLGSSVYQLFPLCNIYKEMYVLELTDSHIDHMKLWLDKDEKATDWSFAAKRVCQLDGNRKDWRELEDQARQAVKSVLKWENHETNPIDPKLVPEVDCVISMYILSVCKTKEELQNTLKNLVSPLKIGGHLIWFLPLNMSYYMVGQHRFFVQPINEKTFQEFVINAGFVIEESGLMKNAEKSDLRDYSHVGYVVARKV